The proteins below are encoded in one region of Shewanella putrefaciens:
- a CDS encoding glycosyl hydrolase family 18 protein — translation MFKTQISTSALLVASALASTVSFGAFAAAPGKPTIGWGETKFAIIEVNQSATAYNQLVTVKDAADVSVSWNLWSGDVGNKAQVLLNGNLAWEGPSGASGTANFKVNKGGRYQMQVQLCNNEGCTASDAKEILVADTDGSHLVPLNAPLQENNRPYANKSGKVVGSYFVEWGVYGRKFPVDKIPAQNLTHILYGFTPICGGDGINDSLKEIEGSFQALQRACSGRADFKVAIHDPWAAVQMPQAGVSDYSDPYKGNFGQLMALKQAHPDLKILPSVGGWTLSDPFFFLGDKTKRDTFVASVKEFLQTWKFFDGVDIDWEFPGGNGANPNLGNANDGETYVTLMRELRAMLDELSAETGRTYELTSAISAGDDKIAKVDYQAAQQYMDYIFLMSYDFNGGWTNTELGHQTNLYEASWDPDTRYTTDKGVKALLGQGVTPGKIVVGAAMYGRGWTGVNGYSGDNPFTGTATGKVKGTWEAGVVDYRQIVNDYMGSGWTYSYDETAEAPSLFKASTGDLITFDDARSVKAKGQYVLSNQLGGLFAWEIDADNGDILNAMHEGLGHGEGTTPPVNKAPIANAGADVIVTGPSDVVLNGTGSRDPENEALTYLWTQVSGPTIAIANADMASATIQLSATSTDVVYGFSLKVTDPEGLSATDSMAVTNKADTPNQAPVVSVAATATVEAGKTVSIVASASDADGDALTYAWTVPAGVSATGQNSATLVVTGPNVTEATSYGLSVLVSDGALDASASTQLTVTPKVAGGDCDATDPNAGNYPAWQTSVVYNTGDTVSHSELVWKAKYWTQGNTPSRTADQWQLLSQVDLGWDAGVAYTGGQTTRYNGRQWKASYWTKGDVPGVAAVWVDIGAASCP, via the coding sequence ATGTTCAAGACTCAAATTTCAACATCAGCCTTGCTGGTGGCATCGGCGCTGGCATCTACCGTGAGCTTTGGTGCATTTGCCGCCGCGCCCGGTAAACCGACGATAGGTTGGGGCGAAACTAAATTCGCCATTATTGAAGTTAATCAATCCGCTACGGCTTACAATCAGTTAGTGACTGTCAAAGATGCCGCCGACGTGTCCGTCAGTTGGAACCTTTGGAGTGGCGATGTAGGCAATAAAGCCCAAGTGTTGCTCAACGGCAATCTGGCTTGGGAAGGCCCCTCGGGTGCTTCGGGCACCGCTAACTTTAAGGTGAATAAGGGCGGCCGTTATCAGATGCAAGTGCAGCTGTGTAACAACGAAGGTTGTACCGCCAGCGATGCCAAAGAAATCCTTGTCGCCGATACCGATGGTAGCCATTTAGTGCCGCTCAATGCTCCCCTACAGGAAAACAATCGTCCCTACGCGAATAAATCCGGTAAAGTGGTCGGCAGTTACTTTGTCGAATGGGGAGTATACGGGCGTAAGTTCCCGGTCGATAAAATTCCAGCACAAAACTTAACCCACATTTTATATGGCTTTACCCCTATCTGTGGCGGCGATGGCATCAACGACAGTTTGAAAGAAATCGAAGGCAGTTTCCAAGCGTTGCAACGTGCCTGTAGTGGCCGCGCCGATTTTAAAGTCGCTATCCACGATCCTTGGGCGGCGGTCCAAATGCCGCAGGCGGGCGTGAGTGACTATTCCGATCCCTACAAGGGCAACTTCGGCCAATTGATGGCACTGAAGCAAGCCCACCCCGATTTAAAGATTTTGCCTTCGGTCGGTGGCTGGACGCTATCCGATCCCTTCTTCTTTTTGGGTGATAAAACCAAGCGCGATACCTTTGTCGCGTCGGTGAAGGAGTTCCTGCAGACGTGGAAATTCTTCGACGGTGTGGATATTGACTGGGAATTCCCCGGTGGTAATGGCGCTAACCCTAATCTAGGTAATGCCAACGACGGTGAAACCTATGTGACCCTGATGCGTGAACTGCGCGCCATGCTCGATGAGCTGAGCGCAGAGACAGGCCGTACCTATGAGCTCACTTCTGCCATCAGTGCGGGTGATGACAAGATTGCTAAAGTCGACTACCAGGCTGCACAGCAGTATATGGATTACATCTTCTTGATGAGTTACGACTTCAATGGTGGTTGGACTAACACTGAACTTGGTCATCAAACCAACCTTTATGAGGCGAGTTGGGATCCCGATACCCGCTATACCACAGACAAGGGCGTAAAAGCCCTGTTAGGCCAAGGTGTGACACCCGGGAAAATTGTGGTCGGTGCTGCTATGTACGGCCGCGGCTGGACGGGCGTCAATGGCTACAGCGGCGATAACCCATTCACGGGCACTGCAACGGGTAAAGTGAAAGGCACATGGGAAGCTGGCGTAGTGGATTATCGCCAGATAGTGAACGACTACATGGGCAGCGGTTGGACTTACAGTTACGATGAAACGGCCGAGGCGCCATCGCTGTTCAAGGCATCGACTGGCGATTTAATCACCTTCGATGATGCTCGTTCAGTTAAAGCCAAGGGCCAATATGTGCTCTCTAATCAACTCGGAGGCCTGTTTGCGTGGGAAATCGATGCCGATAACGGCGATATCCTCAATGCGATGCACGAAGGTTTAGGTCATGGTGAAGGCACGACGCCACCGGTGAATAAAGCGCCGATTGCCAATGCGGGCGCGGATGTCATTGTCACTGGTCCAAGCGATGTGGTGCTCAATGGCACAGGTTCGCGGGATCCTGAAAATGAGGCGCTGACGTATCTTTGGACGCAAGTGTCTGGTCCAACGATTGCCATCGCAAATGCGGATATGGCGAGTGCAACGATTCAACTGAGTGCAACATCTACCGATGTCGTTTATGGTTTTAGCCTCAAAGTAACGGATCCAGAGGGGCTATCTGCCACAGATTCTATGGCAGTGACCAACAAGGCGGATACACCCAATCAAGCTCCCGTGGTGAGTGTGGCTGCCACTGCGACAGTGGAAGCGGGGAAAACCGTCAGCATAGTGGCGAGCGCCTCCGATGCCGATGGTGATGCCTTAACCTACGCTTGGACTGTGCCCGCTGGTGTGTCGGCAACCGGACAAAATAGTGCCACATTAGTGGTCACTGGGCCCAATGTCACCGAAGCGACCAGTTATGGTCTGAGTGTGCTGGTTTCCGATGGTGCCTTAGATGCGAGCGCATCGACTCAGTTGACGGTAACACCAAAAGTGGCAGGTGGAGATTGCGATGCGACCGATCCCAATGCCGGTAATTATCCTGCTTGGCAAACCAGTGTGGTGTACAACACGGGCGATACTGTGAGTCATAGTGAGTTGGTATGGAAAGCGAAGTATTGGACGCAGGGCAATACACCATCTCGCACCGCAGACCAATGGCAGTTACTCAGTCAAGTGGATCTCGGTTGGGATGCGGGTGTCGCCTATACTGGCGGTCAAACTACTCGCTATAACGGTCGTCAATGGAAGGCGAGTTACTGGACTAAAGGTGATGTACCCGGCGTTGCGGCGGTATGGGTCGATATTGGTGCAGCAAGCTGTCCTTAA
- a CDS encoding FKBP-type peptidyl-prolyl cis-trans isomerase, with product MKMLLAIVVIAGVIFYFFTSMNGQKAAQENIRLGNEFLTQNKTKEGVITTASGLQYQVLTQGEGTVHPKASDTVTVHYHGTLIDGTVFDSSVDRGEPIAFPLNRVIKGWTEGVQLMVVGDKYRFFIPSDLAYGNRSTGKIGGGSVLIFDVELLKID from the coding sequence ATGAAAATGTTACTTGCCATTGTGGTGATAGCTGGGGTGATTTTTTACTTCTTTACCTCGATGAACGGCCAAAAAGCCGCCCAAGAGAATATCCGTTTAGGCAATGAATTTTTAACCCAAAACAAAACCAAAGAAGGTGTGATCACCACAGCTTCGGGTTTGCAATATCAAGTGTTAACCCAAGGCGAAGGCACAGTTCACCCTAAAGCCAGCGATACAGTAACTGTGCATTATCACGGCACTTTGATTGACGGTACTGTGTTTGATAGTTCGGTTGATCGCGGTGAACCCATCGCATTTCCCCTTAATCGCGTGATTAAAGGTTGGACCGAGGGCGTGCAGCTGATGGTGGTTGGCGATAAATATCGTTTCTTTATCCCGAGCGATCTCGCCTACGGCAACCGCAGCACGGGCAAGATTGGCGGTGGTTCAGTGCTCATTTTTGATGTGGAACTGCTTAAGATTGATTAA
- a CDS encoding short-chain fatty acid transporter — translation MLNKAAKPLVKLVDRYLPDPYIFVLLLTLVVLIAAVVAEHKTPLEVISYWGDGFWTLLSFSMQMLLVLVAGFMLASSPPIKKLLDMIAGFAKSAPQAIILVTLVSLVASWINWGFGLVIGALFAKALARRVKVDYRLLVASAYAGFVVWHGGLAGSIPLTIATAGHFTESQIGIIPTSETIFASFNLLLVAVLFVVIPLVNRFMLPEEKDSIYVDPKVLNEPDVENAPSMLDADSGKDNSNRPADKLENSRLLGWSVGGAGLVYLCYYFWVQGGSLNLNLVNFLFLFLAIVLHQTPRSLLTSLNEAIKGGAGIVIQFPFYAGIMAVMVQSGLAQSISEGFVAIASADSLPFWSFISAGIVNIFVPSGGGQWAVQAPIMLPAAQALGADVARVAMAVAWGDAWTNLIQPFWALPVLAIAGLKARDIMGFCLMQLMITGVIISIALSWF, via the coding sequence ATGTTAAACAAAGCGGCAAAACCTCTGGTCAAACTCGTCGACCGCTATCTACCCGATCCCTATATTTTCGTGCTCTTACTCACCTTAGTGGTGTTAATTGCGGCAGTGGTCGCCGAACACAAAACGCCGCTGGAAGTCATCAGTTATTGGGGTGATGGCTTTTGGACCCTGTTAAGTTTTTCGATGCAGATGCTGTTAGTGCTGGTGGCGGGATTTATGTTGGCAAGCTCGCCACCGATAAAAAAGTTGCTCGATATGATTGCGGGGTTCGCTAAGTCTGCGCCCCAAGCCATTATTTTAGTGACCTTAGTATCCCTAGTTGCCAGTTGGATTAATTGGGGATTTGGGTTAGTGATCGGGGCCTTATTTGCCAAAGCCTTAGCCCGTCGAGTGAAAGTGGATTATCGACTGCTGGTCGCCAGCGCCTATGCGGGCTTTGTGGTTTGGCATGGCGGCCTTGCGGGGTCTATCCCATTAACCATAGCGACGGCGGGACATTTCACCGAATCACAAATTGGTATCATCCCCACCAGTGAAACCATTTTTGCAAGCTTTAACTTACTGTTAGTCGCAGTTTTATTTGTGGTTATCCCCCTAGTGAATCGTTTTATGTTGCCTGAGGAAAAGGACAGCATTTATGTGGATCCTAAGGTGCTTAATGAGCCTGACGTCGAAAATGCTCCTTCTATGTTGGATGCGGACAGTGGTAAGGATAATTCGAATCGTCCCGCAGATAAGTTAGAAAATAGCCGCTTACTCGGCTGGAGTGTTGGTGGCGCAGGACTCGTGTACTTATGCTATTACTTTTGGGTGCAGGGCGGCAGCTTAAATCTCAATTTAGTGAATTTCTTATTTTTGTTCCTCGCCATAGTGTTACATCAAACGCCACGCAGTTTACTCACCAGCTTAAATGAGGCGATCAAGGGCGGCGCAGGCATAGTGATCCAATTTCCCTTTTATGCGGGCATTATGGCGGTGATGGTGCAATCGGGTTTAGCCCAGAGTATCTCTGAGGGCTTTGTGGCCATCGCCAGTGCCGATAGCCTGCCATTTTGGAGCTTTATCAGTGCGGGAATTGTGAATATTTTTGTACCATCGGGAGGTGGCCAATGGGCCGTGCAGGCGCCGATTATGTTACCCGCAGCGCAGGCCTTAGGTGCCGATGTCGCTCGGGTCGCAATGGCCGTTGCCTGGGGCGATGCGTGGACTAACCTCATTCAACCTTTCTGGGCACTGCCGGTGTTGGCCATTGCGGGCTTAAAAGCACGGGATATTATGGGCTTTTGCTTAATGCAGCTGATGATCACCGGCGTGATTATCAGCATCGCATTGAGCTGGTTCTAA
- the tnpA gene encoding IS200/IS605-like element ISSod23 family transposase, with amino-acid sequence MGDYRSSSHVYWRCKYHIVWTPKYRFKILKGNLGKELYRSIYILCNMKGCEVLELNVQIDHVHLVVIIPPKLSVSTLMGVLKGRSAIRLFNKFPHVRKKLWGNSFWARGYFVDTVGVNEEIIRRYVRHQDKQDQEHEAQLSLQMT; translated from the coding sequence ATGGGCGATTATAGAAGTTCATCACATGTTTATTGGCGTTGCAAATATCATATTGTTTGGACTCCGAAGTACCGTTTTAAAATTTTAAAAGGAAACCTTGGTAAGGAGTTATACAGGTCAATTTATATCCTTTGCAATATGAAGGGCTGTGAGGTTTTAGAATTAAACGTTCAGATAGACCACGTTCACTTGGTAGTGATAATCCCGCCGAAGCTGTCAGTATCAACGCTGATGGGAGTATTGAAAGGAAGAAGTGCGATAAGGCTATTCAATAAATTCCCTCATGTACGTAAAAAGCTATGGGGCAATAGCTTTTGGGCCAGAGGTTATTTTGTAGATACAGTAGGTGTTAATGAAGAAATCATTAGACGATATGTGCGCCATCAAGATAAACAAGATCAGGAACATGAGGCTCAATTGTCGTTGCAGATGACGTAG
- a CDS encoding HPP family protein yields the protein MQKISQQQLKMALLAGCGAMLCISSLAALEQLTPQTIWLMAPFGATMVLLFALPESPLAQPRNILCGHLLTSLIGLIMLNTLGASPLTLGLAVGLGIAVMMLTQTVHPPAGANPLVAMLTAQHWDFLYTPVASGALLILAFGWLYHNLLCHRQYPQKWF from the coding sequence ATGCAAAAAATCAGTCAGCAGCAGCTAAAGATGGCCTTACTCGCAGGGTGTGGAGCCATGTTGTGTATCAGTAGTTTAGCGGCACTTGAACAGCTAACCCCGCAAACCATTTGGTTAATGGCCCCCTTTGGCGCCACTATGGTGTTATTGTTTGCCTTGCCAGAAAGTCCACTCGCTCAACCAAGAAACATCCTCTGCGGCCACTTACTCACAAGTCTGATAGGACTGATCATGTTAAATACTTTGGGAGCCTCCCCGCTAACCTTAGGGCTTGCGGTCGGATTGGGTATCGCGGTCATGATGCTGACACAGACTGTGCATCCACCCGCAGGAGCGAATCCTCTGGTCGCTATGCTCACGGCGCAGCACTGGGATTTTCTGTATACGCCCGTCGCCAGCGGTGCTTTGCTCATCTTGGCTTTTGGTTGGCTGTATCACAACCTGCTTTGCCATCGCCAATATCCACAAAAATGGTTTTAA
- a CDS encoding TetR/AcrR family transcriptional regulator, whose protein sequence is MQDTDIQAATPSDKRQQLITTAFKLFYFQSVHGVGINQILQESAIAKKTLYHHFASKDELVEAVVRYRDEVFYQWLSERVNASPAGREGIRGLFMALDDWFNQRVPQLCEFRGCFFINVSAEFTEPSHPVHQLCALHKQRVASLIERQVSILDLPEAKTQYLVAAIGLLKEGAIVSAQLKGETQSALLALAVVEQLLDAATHAV, encoded by the coding sequence ATGCAGGACACAGACATTCAGGCGGCTACGCCATCGGATAAACGGCAGCAATTGATCACTACCGCATTTAAACTGTTTTATTTTCAAAGTGTTCATGGGGTGGGAATTAATCAGATCCTGCAGGAATCTGCGATCGCCAAGAAAACCTTGTATCACCACTTTGCCAGTAAAGATGAGTTAGTCGAGGCCGTGGTTCGCTATCGTGATGAGGTATTTTATCAATGGCTTAGCGAACGAGTGAACGCATCGCCAGCGGGACGAGAGGGCATTCGTGGGTTATTTATGGCACTCGATGATTGGTTTAATCAAAGGGTGCCACAGCTGTGTGAGTTTCGCGGCTGTTTTTTTATCAATGTCAGTGCCGAATTTACTGAGCCGAGTCATCCGGTGCACCAACTCTGTGCCCTGCATAAACAGCGAGTGGCGAGTTTAATTGAGCGGCAAGTGTCGATATTGGACTTGCCAGAAGCTAAGACCCAATATCTCGTGGCTGCGATAGGTTTACTTAAAGAGGGCGCGATAGTCTCGGCACAATTGAAGGGTGAAACTCAGTCAGCACTGTTGGCTCTGGCAGTGGTTGAGCAGTTGCTCGATGCTGCGACTCATGCTGTTTAG
- a CDS encoding DUF1294 domain-containing protein, whose product MTNTKSAKTGGKASPQTNRPQTNRPQTNRPQTSRIQKSRPKSRGQKSNAAASGSSLMPLLLVMIFLAGLIGAAQQHMLPVGIVGIYLTLSLLTFIAYAIDKSAAKGGKWRTKESTLHLLALMGGWPGALFAQNLLRHKSVKASFRNVFWLTVVANLAMLGYGIQAGAMDLFI is encoded by the coding sequence ATGACAAACACAAAGTCAGCCAAAACGGGCGGCAAAGCTTCACCTCAAACCAATCGTCCTCAAACCAATCGTCCTCAAACCAATCGTCCTCAAACGAGTCGCATACAGAAGAGCCGCCCCAAAAGTCGCGGTCAAAAATCCAATGCCGCAGCGTCAGGCTCGAGCCTTATGCCACTGTTATTGGTGATGATTTTTCTTGCGGGATTAATAGGCGCAGCCCAGCAACATATGCTGCCTGTTGGCATTGTGGGTATATACCTCACGCTGAGCCTGCTGACTTTTATCGCCTATGCTATCGATAAATCCGCCGCCAAAGGCGGTAAATGGCGCACAAAAGAAAGCACTTTGCACCTGCTCGCCCTGATGGGCGGCTGGCCCGGCGCCCTCTTTGCCCAAAACCTGCTAAGGCATAAGTCCGTTAAAGCCTCATTTAGAAACGTCTTCTGGCTGACCGTTGTCGCCAACCTAGCCATGCTGGGATATGGCATACAAGCCGGCGCTATGGATCTGTTTATCTAA
- a CDS encoding DUF418 domain-containing protein has translation MLNSERNSANVSSENSPQDPWTTPPEFTKAQDTCPIPAQRNANLDAIRGLAVLGIFFMNIYFMGITFYGYAPHETQPLLDRIIEILSNFFIEARFISLFSILFGVGLFIQYQRFSAKGFNAYPLLRSRLKWLIVFGLIHGIFIWSGDILFTYGISGFLALCYRELSIDALKRKANIFIFIALVIIALISLTGSDEPFTRESNLFTQQYSAWTSSYANQLLLQLMQVGYMALVIPLTLMWFTAGLMLHGMALYQQGTFERGFNKPELLKLILASVTLSLLATILGLSQNPTLVVFSDVLIMLSAIPMALIYIHIMVKLCQKNPKKLTALQNVGKLAFSLYILQSIVGVLVFRHLAPEWILSLDRGEYMVMALVYSVVQLLLASLYLRYFEQGPLEKLWRHLAFKKQAAPQEHQ, from the coding sequence ATGCTTAATAGCGAAAGGAACTCGGCTAACGTGTCAAGCGAAAACTCCCCCCAGGATCCATGGACGACTCCTCCTGAATTCACTAAAGCACAAGATACTTGCCCCATACCCGCCCAGCGTAACGCCAATCTCGATGCCATTCGCGGTTTAGCCGTGTTGGGGATATTTTTTATGAATATCTATTTTATGGGCATTACTTTTTATGGCTATGCGCCCCACGAAACCCAGCCACTGTTAGATCGCATCATCGAAATTTTGAGTAATTTTTTTATCGAGGCGCGCTTTATCAGCCTGTTTTCCATCTTATTTGGTGTCGGGCTTTTCATCCAATATCAACGATTTAGTGCTAAGGGATTTAACGCCTATCCCCTCCTACGTTCACGTTTGAAATGGTTAATTGTGTTTGGCCTTATTCACGGTATTTTTATTTGGTCGGGTGATATCCTATTCACCTATGGGATCAGCGGTTTTTTAGCTTTGTGTTACAGAGAGTTAAGTATTGATGCCCTTAAGCGCAAAGCGAATATTTTCATCTTTATCGCCCTAGTGATTATCGCACTGATTAGCCTGACGGGCAGCGATGAACCTTTTACCCGTGAATCGAACCTATTCACACAGCAATACAGCGCATGGACCTCAAGCTATGCAAATCAACTGCTGTTGCAATTGATGCAAGTGGGCTATATGGCACTTGTTATCCCTTTGACTTTGATGTGGTTTACCGCTGGCTTGATGTTACACGGCATGGCGCTATACCAGCAGGGAACATTTGAGCGGGGATTTAACAAGCCAGAACTCCTAAAGTTAATACTCGCCAGCGTGACACTCTCGCTGCTCGCTACCATCTTAGGGTTATCGCAAAATCCCACCTTAGTGGTGTTTTCAGACGTATTGATTATGCTAAGCGCCATCCCTATGGCACTGATTTATATCCATATCATGGTAAAACTATGCCAAAAAAATCCAAAAAAGCTGACAGCATTGCAAAATGTCGGCAAACTCGCGTTCAGCCTCTATATTCTGCAATCCATCGTTGGCGTACTCGTGTTTAGGCACCTCGCCCCCGAATGGATCTTGAGTCTAGATAGAGGGGAATATATGGTGATGGCGCTCGTTTATTCTGTAGTGCAACTGTTGTTAGCTAGCCTGTACTTACGTTATTTCGAGCAAGGACCGCTAGAAAAACTGTGGCGCCACCTCGCGTTTAAAAAACAGGCGGCACCACAGGAACACCAGTAA
- a CDS encoding nucleoside deaminase produces MDEFLAVAIEEAKQGLAEGGIPIGSVLVIDGKIVGRGHNKRVQKGSSVLHAEMDCLENAGRFTAAEYQRATLYSTLSPCDMCSGAVLLYGIPKVIVGENSTFQGPEAYVKSRGVDVTVVDNAECKQLMQDFIANNPKLWNEDIGE; encoded by the coding sequence ATGGATGAATTTTTAGCGGTGGCCATTGAAGAAGCCAAACAGGGACTCGCCGAGGGCGGCATTCCCATTGGTTCTGTGCTGGTTATCGATGGCAAGATTGTCGGTCGTGGTCACAATAAACGAGTGCAAAAAGGCAGCTCAGTATTGCATGCCGAAATGGACTGTCTCGAAAATGCAGGACGATTCACCGCCGCCGAGTACCAAAGGGCGACGCTGTATTCCACCCTCTCCCCCTGCGACATGTGCAGCGGCGCAGTATTGCTCTACGGCATACCTAAAGTGATCGTCGGTGAAAACTCCACTTTTCAAGGGCCCGAAGCCTATGTCAAATCCCGCGGCGTGGATGTCACTGTGGTCGATAATGCCGAATGTAAGCAACTGATGCAGGACTTTATCGCCAATAATCCCAAGCTTTGGAACGAAGATATCGGCGAGTAG
- a CDS encoding hotdog fold domain-containing protein, translating to MSQTDTPNTAEQKPNKVLALYQRTRRYPFGQKIFSIMVSRMAPYFGTIKPLITELRVNRCACLIKKRHAVHNHIKTVHVIAICNGLEMAMGVMAEASIPKHLRWIPKGMSLDYTAKAGSDILCVAEVTPEQWVPGDMLVPVTAYDTQGVIVVKGHIKLWISAKPQQ from the coding sequence ATGAGCCAGACTGATACTCCCAACACTGCAGAACAAAAACCCAATAAAGTATTAGCGCTCTACCAGAGGACTCGCCGTTATCCCTTTGGCCAAAAAATCTTTTCAATCATGGTGTCACGTATGGCGCCGTACTTTGGCACTATCAAGCCACTGATCACTGAGTTACGCGTTAATCGCTGTGCCTGTTTAATCAAAAAACGCCATGCCGTGCATAACCACATCAAAACCGTTCATGTGATTGCGATTTGTAATGGCCTCGAAATGGCCATGGGCGTGATGGCCGAAGCCTCGATTCCCAAGCATTTACGTTGGATCCCTAAGGGCATGAGTTTGGATTACACGGCTAAAGCGGGCAGCGATATTTTATGTGTCGCCGAAGTCACGCCGGAGCAATGGGTACCCGGCGATATGCTTGTCCCCGTCACCGCCTATGACACCCAAGGAGTGATAGTGGTCAAAGGCCATATCAAGTTATGGATCTCGGCAAAACCACAACAGTAA
- a CDS encoding DUF368 domain-containing protein, with protein sequence MKYLLTYLKGMAMGAADVVPGVSGGTIAFITGILDTLLDSVKRINPSLWGVIKSQGIKGAFIHINGGFLVSLLAGILTSIFTFAKLISWLLATHPIPIWSFFFGLIIISVVHMLKQVRGFTVARLGLFALGVLAAWAITVLNPVSVEASYLNIFFGGAIAICAMVLPGISGSFILLLLGLYPVVLAAAKDIQLDILACFAAGAVMGLLSFSHLLSALLRKYHDATIVFLTGLMLGTLGKIWPWKETLTWRTNSHGEQVPLLEQNISPLNFEQVTGQPSQLAFAIVCMLAAIALVWGLEKVGQRD encoded by the coding sequence GTGAAATACTTGCTGACGTATTTGAAGGGAATGGCCATGGGCGCCGCAGACGTTGTACCGGGCGTTTCGGGCGGTACTATCGCTTTTATTACGGGGATCCTCGATACCTTGCTCGACAGCGTAAAACGCATTAATCCATCGCTTTGGGGCGTGATTAAGTCGCAGGGGATAAAAGGCGCATTTATCCATATTAATGGCGGTTTTTTAGTGAGTCTGCTGGCGGGGATCCTGACCAGTATCTTTACCTTTGCTAAGTTAATTTCTTGGTTGTTGGCGACGCATCCTATCCCTATCTGGTCGTTCTTTTTCGGCTTAATTATTATTTCTGTGGTGCATATGCTTAAGCAAGTGAGAGGTTTTACTGTTGCGCGTTTAGGCTTATTTGCCCTGGGTGTACTGGCGGCTTGGGCGATTACTGTGCTTAATCCTGTGTCGGTCGAAGCCAGTTATTTGAATATCTTCTTTGGCGGCGCGATTGCGATTTGTGCCATGGTATTACCCGGGATTTCAGGCAGTTTTATCTTATTATTGTTAGGGTTATATCCAGTGGTACTGGCGGCGGCTAAAGATATCCAACTGGATATTCTGGCCTGTTTCGCCGCTGGCGCCGTGATGGGATTACTGTCGTTCAGCCATTTATTGTCGGCGTTGCTGCGCAAATACCACGATGCGACTATCGTCTTTTTAACCGGCTTGATGCTCGGTACCTTAGGTAAAATTTGGCCGTGGAAGGAAACCTTAACCTGGCGGACAAACTCCCATGGCGAGCAAGTGCCGTTATTGGAACAGAATATTTCGCCGCTTAATTTTGAACAAGTGACGGGCCAACCTTCGCAGCTCGCCTTTGCCATAGTGTGTATGTTGGCGGCCATTGCGCTGGTTTGGGGATTAGAGAAAGTCGGGCAAAGGGATTAA
- a CDS encoding helix-turn-helix transcriptional regulator, producing the protein MKLQDLTPTDLSVLKSIENIVDGIAAMYGEHTEVVLHSLDAKHPSVVKIANGHVTGREVGAPITNLALLKLKTGQDISNSYLTKCANGKTLRSITTVIRNSKNLPIGLLCINTDMDAPLQSVLRTMMPDHLFSSELTSSPEVFARNIDEALHSTIDSINNEVRSNPAISPSQKSREIVNQLHELGIFELKDSTQVAATRLGISVHSIYRYLREIKANHA; encoded by the coding sequence GTGAAGCTGCAAGATTTAACGCCAACTGATCTAAGTGTGCTCAAATCCATCGAAAATATCGTTGATGGCATTGCCGCCATGTATGGCGAGCACACGGAAGTGGTATTGCATAGCCTAGATGCCAAGCATCCCTCTGTGGTTAAAATTGCCAATGGCCATGTCACTGGGCGTGAAGTAGGGGCTCCGATCACCAATCTTGCCCTGCTGAAGCTAAAGACGGGGCAAGATATCTCTAACTCTTACCTCACGAAATGCGCCAATGGTAAGACGCTAAGATCGATCACGACTGTGATCCGCAACAGTAAAAATCTGCCTATTGGGCTGTTATGCATCAATACCGATATGGATGCACCGCTGCAATCTGTGCTGCGTACTATGATGCCGGATCACCTATTTAGCAGCGAACTCACGAGTTCACCCGAGGTTTTTGCCCGTAATATCGATGAAGCGCTCCACAGCACTATCGATAGCATTAATAATGAAGTTCGCTCGAATCCGGCGATTTCGCCATCACAGAAGAGCCGTGAAATTGTCAATCAGCTCCATGAGTTAGGCATTTTTGAACTCAAAGATAGCACTCAGGTGGCCGCAACCCGATTAGGGATTTCAGTACATTCAATTTACCGTTACCTGCGGGAAATTAAAGCCAACCACGCCTGA